The following are from one region of the Hydrogenimonas sp. SS33 genome:
- a CDS encoding NAD-dependent epimerase, giving the protein MKILVTGTAGFIGFHLAVRLLERGDEVVGIDNINDYYDVRVKYGRLKETGIEGDETIEYAKPVKSTKYEKYTFIKLNLEDRAAVEELFEKERFDAVCNLAAQAGVRYSLTNPHAYIDSNIVGFVNLLEACRHTGVKHLAYASSSSVYGLNETMPFSVHDNVDHPISLYAASKKSNELMAHTYSHLYNLPTTGLRFFTVYGPWGRPDMALFLFTKAILEDRPIDVFNYGKMQRDFTYIDDIAEGVVRVIDHPPKGNPGWSGKHPDPGSSKAPYKIYNIGNNNPVELMDFIEAIEKALGKKAKKNLLPIQPGDVPATYADVSDLIEDLGYKPATSIEEGIENFVAWYRKFYNV; this is encoded by the coding sequence ATGAAGATTCTTGTAACAGGCACCGCCGGATTCATCGGCTTTCACCTTGCCGTGCGCCTTCTGGAAAGAGGAGACGAGGTTGTCGGAATCGACAACATCAACGACTACTATGACGTACGTGTCAAATACGGCAGATTGAAAGAGACCGGAATCGAAGGTGATGAGACGATCGAATACGCCAAACCCGTCAAAAGCACCAAATACGAAAAATACACTTTCATCAAGCTCAATCTCGAAGACAGGGCAGCTGTCGAAGAGCTTTTTGAAAAAGAGAGGTTCGATGCCGTTTGCAACCTGGCTGCACAGGCAGGTGTGCGTTACAGCCTCACCAATCCCCATGCCTATATTGACAGCAATATTGTCGGATTTGTCAACCTTCTGGAGGCGTGCCGCCATACCGGGGTGAAACATCTGGCCTACGCCAGCAGTTCCAGCGTCTACGGCCTGAATGAGACCATGCCCTTTTCGGTTCACGACAATGTCGACCACCCCATCAGCCTCTACGCCGCCAGCAAAAAAAGCAACGAACTGATGGCCCACACCTACAGCCATCTCTACAACCTGCCAACCACAGGGCTCCGCTTCTTTACCGTCTACGGCCCCTGGGGACGGCCCGATATGGCGCTCTTTCTCTTTACCAAGGCGATTCTGGAAGATCGCCCCATCGATGTATTCAACTACGGTAAAATGCAGCGGGATTTCACCTATATCGACGATATCGCCGAAGGGGTTGTCCGGGTGATCGACCATCCGCCCAAGGGCAATCCCGGCTGGAGCGGGAAACATCCCGACCCCGGCAGCTCCAAAGCCCCCTACAAAATCTACAATATCGGAAACAACAATCCCGTCGAACTGATGGATTTCATCGAAGCGATCGAAAAGGCCCTTGGGAAAAAAGCCAAAAAGAACCTGCTTCCCATCCAGCCCGGCGACGTACCGGCGACCTATGCCGACGTCAGCGATCTGATTGAAGATCTTGGCTACAAACCCGCCACCT
- a CDS encoding helix-hairpin-helix domain-containing protein — protein sequence MMKKIFLFILLATLSWSSIDINSADVKTLTQLKGIGPVKAQAIVDYRKKHGKFKRVEELDEVKGIGPKTVEKIKSKVTVK from the coding sequence ATGATGAAAAAGATATTTCTATTCATTCTTCTGGCAACTTTGTCATGGTCATCCATTGATATCAATTCGGCGGATGTCAAGACATTGACACAACTGAAAGGCATCGGCCCCGTCAAAGCGCAGGCGATTGTAGATTACAGAAAGAAGCATGGGAAATTCAAGCGTGTCGAGGAGTTGGATGAGGTAAAGGGCATCGGTCCCAAGACTGTGGAAAAAATCAAATCGAAAGTGACAGTGAAATGA